One stretch of Pontiella desulfatans DNA includes these proteins:
- a CDS encoding tyrosine-type recombinase/integrase gives MGVEVTRKKNGSLSSKWWYGRFTVEGKSKCVNLGVKVAGTVPSSLKQPGDTAFERSRMRAQLKLDELRKEAVSQKAAEHHLKELYEIKSGGGIQQIELTEMEERWELLPAKRKRSAQQTAVQKANIRRFREYIQENHPQVKYLSQVTRKMALAWVKHLKEIPYSGASHNIKLSVVRSLFEQVATEAGILSNPFAGIPYQPLNTVHRKPFSEAELAAILKHANKVIRPVIITGMCTAMRRGDCCLLKWEAVDLANGFINVKTSKTGEYAEIPLFQLLRKELERRPKNGEYVFPEAAAIYIQDADKITAVFKQALKDAEITDTHVMRQNTKRMASVKDFHSLRTTWITMALTAGVPMELVRRVTGHSTVNIVLKHYFHPGREDFREALETALPEMMTGRTTKKKSHTTRLQELIAQAGSMKKKELVRKIEKILDEMAA, from the coding sequence ATGGGTGTAGAAGTCACCAGAAAGAAAAACGGTTCATTGAGTTCGAAGTGGTGGTATGGCCGCTTCACCGTCGAAGGGAAATCAAAGTGCGTAAACCTTGGGGTCAAAGTGGCGGGAACCGTTCCGTCTTCATTGAAGCAACCGGGAGATACGGCGTTTGAACGCTCGCGGATGCGTGCACAGCTCAAACTGGATGAGCTGAGGAAAGAAGCCGTCAGCCAAAAGGCGGCGGAACATCACCTAAAGGAATTGTATGAAATAAAATCCGGCGGAGGTATCCAACAGATCGAGTTAACCGAGATGGAGGAGCGCTGGGAACTATTACCCGCAAAACGGAAACGTTCAGCACAGCAGACCGCTGTTCAAAAAGCCAACATCCGAAGGTTCAGGGAATATATCCAGGAAAACCACCCGCAAGTGAAATACCTTTCACAGGTTACCCGCAAAATGGCCCTCGCATGGGTAAAGCATCTCAAGGAGATTCCCTACTCAGGCGCCAGCCATAACATCAAACTTTCGGTTGTCAGGAGCCTGTTCGAGCAGGTTGCGACCGAAGCGGGAATACTCTCCAACCCATTCGCCGGCATTCCCTACCAGCCACTGAACACGGTCCATCGCAAACCGTTCTCTGAAGCAGAATTGGCCGCCATCCTGAAGCATGCCAACAAAGTCATACGCCCTGTAATCATAACGGGCATGTGCACTGCCATGCGCCGGGGTGATTGCTGCCTATTGAAATGGGAAGCCGTGGATCTCGCGAACGGTTTTATCAATGTCAAAACATCAAAGACCGGAGAGTATGCCGAAATCCCCCTGTTCCAGTTGTTGCGAAAGGAACTGGAACGGCGCCCCAAAAATGGAGAATACGTCTTTCCCGAAGCAGCGGCTATCTACATACAAGATGCCGACAAAATAACCGCAGTATTCAAACAGGCGTTGAAAGATGCGGAAATCACGGATACGCATGTTATGCGACAGAACACGAAGCGCATGGCCAGCGTCAAGGATTTCCACTCGTTACGAACAACGTGGATTACCATGGCTCTGACAGCCGGAGTTCCGATGGAGCTCGTACGACGTGTAACCGGCCACTCCACCGTCAACATCGTGTTGAAGCACTACTTCCACCCCGGTCGCGAGGATTTCCGCGAAGCCCTGGAAACCGCCCTGCCCGAAATGATGACCGGCAGGACAACGAAGAAGAAATCCCACACAACACGATTACAGGAACTGATCGCTCAGGCCGGTTCAATGAAAAAGAAGGAACTGGTCAGAAAGATTGAAAAGATTCTCGACGAAATGGCTGCTTAA
- a CDS encoding beta-glucosidase family protein: protein MRLKNKTYIMLLSALMLSCAASAKRAEKTVPDLTPAEITAARESFKGAVYLDPSKTAGERARDLVERMTLDEKIAYLGGTGFVTDKVIGQTQPLARLGIPKFKMTDATLGSKLTKDAILFPAFIGLAASFNSELSYAYGKAVAEQCKAGGYRILLGPGVNLYRVPNCGRNFEYLGEDPFLTSELTVPYIKGCQDAGVLATVKHLSANNSDYMRKSSNSVIDERTLHEIYFPPFVAAIEKADVKAVMTAYNLLNGEWAAESRWLVTDMLRNSWGFDGMVMTDWWSVYNTEKLITSGVDIEMPAAKVLAADQVRAMLSNGVITKAYLDERIQCSLRPCIEMELLEVEHRQPEMRQKWPEHQQVAETIGRESLVLLKNENNLLPLDRSKVKNIVLYGGNAVETVATGGGAAGFDPGKNFVTYEQAIKKAAGENVTVSYLPKLNRKKLQGADAVVVFLTMVEHEAMDRNFVLDEDSRYALARITEANRNVIAVVSLGGGVEMASWVDDVESLIYAWYPGTYGATGLGEMLFGDVNPSGKLPITIEKRVEDTHYHGNYLAEGTVLPRMFPGFGWKAPIHDVNYAEGIFTGYRWYDSKAIEPLFPFGFGLSYTRFEIAEPKLSSSTLKSGETLTVQVEVSNCGDQEGAEVVQLYVSDLEAGVPRPEKELKGFRKVSLKPGESRVVTLKVNERDLAFWDPESKGWKTEPGRFEIRVGSSSRHITGTAAFEYIR, encoded by the coding sequence ATGAGGCTTAAGAATAAAACATACATAATGCTTTTGTCAGCGTTGATGCTGAGCTGCGCTGCTTCCGCTAAGCGCGCAGAAAAAACCGTACCGGATTTGACACCGGCTGAAATCACAGCAGCCCGTGAGAGCTTTAAGGGTGCCGTATACCTTGATCCTTCCAAGACTGCCGGTGAACGTGCACGCGACCTGGTGGAACGTATGACGCTGGATGAGAAAATTGCTTATCTGGGCGGTACCGGCTTTGTGACCGACAAGGTGATTGGGCAAACGCAACCCTTAGCTCGCTTAGGGATTCCGAAGTTTAAAATGACGGATGCCACCCTCGGCAGTAAACTGACGAAGGATGCGATCCTTTTTCCTGCCTTTATCGGCCTTGCCGCTTCATTTAATTCGGAGCTGTCCTATGCGTACGGCAAGGCGGTGGCAGAGCAGTGCAAGGCTGGCGGTTACCGCATTCTGCTGGGGCCGGGGGTGAACCTCTATCGGGTTCCTAACTGCGGTCGCAACTTTGAATATCTGGGTGAAGACCCTTTCCTGACTTCGGAGCTGACGGTCCCGTACATCAAAGGCTGTCAGGATGCCGGTGTGCTGGCCACCGTAAAGCATCTCTCCGCTAATAATTCGGATTATATGCGTAAGTCCAGCAACTCGGTGATTGATGAACGGACATTACATGAAATTTACTTCCCGCCCTTTGTTGCTGCCATTGAGAAGGCTGATGTAAAGGCGGTGATGACCGCCTACAATTTGCTGAACGGGGAGTGGGCGGCAGAGAGCCGCTGGTTGGTGACGGACATGTTGCGTAATTCCTGGGGCTTTGACGGGATGGTGATGACCGATTGGTGGTCTGTCTATAATACGGAAAAGCTGATTACTTCCGGTGTGGATATTGAGATGCCGGCGGCCAAGGTCCTGGCTGCTGACCAGGTTCGTGCGATGCTGAGCAATGGCGTAATTACCAAAGCCTATCTGGATGAACGTATTCAGTGCAGCCTGCGTCCCTGCATCGAAATGGAGCTGCTGGAGGTGGAACATAGACAGCCGGAGATGCGCCAAAAATGGCCGGAACATCAGCAGGTGGCTGAAACGATTGGCCGGGAAAGCCTGGTGTTGCTGAAAAACGAAAACAACCTGCTGCCACTCGATCGATCAAAAGTGAAAAATATTGTGCTCTACGGTGGAAATGCCGTTGAAACCGTGGCGACTGGTGGAGGGGCGGCTGGTTTTGATCCGGGTAAAAATTTTGTGACCTATGAACAGGCAATCAAAAAGGCGGCTGGAGAAAACGTTACGGTGAGTTACCTGCCGAAACTGAACAGGAAAAAACTGCAGGGCGCAGATGCTGTCGTGGTCTTCTTGACTATGGTTGAACATGAGGCCATGGATCGTAATTTCGTGCTGGATGAAGACTCCCGCTATGCGTTGGCGCGGATTACAGAGGCTAATCGAAATGTAATTGCCGTGGTCTCTCTGGGCGGAGGGGTGGAGATGGCCTCCTGGGTCGATGATGTTGAGAGTCTGATTTATGCATGGTATCCGGGAACCTATGGAGCCACGGGGCTGGGGGAGATGCTCTTTGGCGACGTCAATCCATCCGGCAAGCTGCCGATCACTATTGAAAAGCGAGTGGAGGACACCCATTACCATGGCAATTATCTGGCCGAAGGAACCGTGCTTCCGCGCATGTTCCCGGGCTTTGGCTGGAAGGCACCGATTCATGATGTGAACTATGCCGAGGGCATCTTCACGGGCTATCGCTGGTATGACAGCAAGGCGATAGAGCCGTTGTTTCCGTTTGGTTTTGGACTCAGCTATACCCGCTTTGAAATCGCTGAACCGAAGCTTTCTTCCAGTACGCTAAAATCCGGGGAAACTCTGACTGTTCAGGTGGAGGTGTCCAACTGTGGCGACCAGGAAGGGGCGGAAGTCGTGCAACTTTATGTGAGTGATCTGGAGGCCGGAGTGCCGCGTCCGGAAAAAGAGCTGAAGGGATTCCGGAAGGTGTCGCTTAAACCGGGAGAGAGCCGGGTTGTGACGCTGAAAGTGAACGAGCGTGACCTGGCCTTTTGGGATCCGGAATCCAAGGGTTGGAAAACGGAACCAGGACGTTTTGAAATTCGGGTCGGCAGCTCGTCGCGTCATATAACCGGCACAGCCGCATTTGAGTATATTCGCTAA
- a CDS encoding RNA polymerase sigma factor, with amino-acid sequence MKYTDTQTTVGLLSSACSPIPAGALLPADLLTELIKGIFMLDPELRDVVGLRFLGATYREIGEQLGISTQLAEMRHKRALRDWPALRPLFPEKIVKRARRKSQ; translated from the coding sequence ATGAAATACACCGATACCCAAACCACTGTTGGGTTATTATCCAGCGCCTGTTCCCCCATCCCGGCGGGGGCTCTCTTGCCCGCTGATCTGCTAACTGAATTGATCAAGGGAATATTCATGCTCGATCCGGAGTTGCGGGATGTGGTCGGACTACGTTTTCTCGGCGCCACCTACCGTGAGATCGGAGAGCAACTCGGCATATCCACCCAGCTCGCCGAGATGCGACATAAACGCGCACTACGCGATTGGCCAGCACTGCGACCCCTTTTCCCCGAGAAGATAGTTAAGCGTGCTCGACGTAAATCCCAATAA
- a CDS encoding primase-helicase family protein gives MFYAIPNLSSSRTVECTPWETTTTAPPKARWNNPSVEHTFYSGYEGLVAGARIDSKNNPAVMLHWIVADYDGNIDEHMRDSVLERCVDFRPQYICRTFSGGARLLWKLEFPLPLHNNELSKKLMRYIRKKLRLSKLLVGLDAEALEDPCKYYEAGTDWEKLSDDEIPSAFMMQWAIESTHNYAWPKLGPVIPMDVLEEEVHRQYPGRWKGLFDFGARSTRFWDPDADNETAAIVRESGMQCFTGGQAFVPWASILGRKFVKQFVADRIGGSIAYIYFDGRECWMQLPDGNWESYCKSDMAMILKVDRGLRGSPARGENYSEVEQALTRIMQHQRIACAAPLVHRPKGIVMIGSDRVLNTSTINVLQPAEVVAGGGVPGSSAPQCTAGGPPATVAEGRDLGSPPNAPALTPSACPYPWLHNFFTGFFDPPEQLDYFYAWLQRWYQSALDGRMLPGQASFFAGVPNTGKTLLSNVILSRIFGGHIDASSFLSGDDNFNSHLFTSAVWAVDDVVPLTDNKSHLKFSALIKKMAANRTFSVREKYRVDKLIEWNGRVVVTCNTDPESIRILPDVDLSNRDKINLFRVSERDTFTFPRDVESIIATELPFFLRWLLDWQPPDEVIGDTRYGVRTYCEDSLFEAARHSSSAYSFLEVLLKFFEGQVEDIWEGSATDLLTAMLNDTDGLAGIASKYTTRQVGRELSKLFSQGYPITQRRHEFKRVWCIDIKNLMNGGESNVVPF, from the coding sequence ATGTTTTATGCAATACCGAACCTCTCCTCGTCCCGCACCGTAGAATGCACGCCTTGGGAGACAACGACCACAGCACCACCCAAGGCCCGTTGGAATAACCCGAGTGTGGAGCACACGTTCTACTCCGGCTATGAAGGTCTTGTTGCCGGGGCCCGGATCGATTCCAAAAACAACCCGGCGGTTATGCTCCATTGGATCGTTGCGGATTATGACGGTAACATTGACGAGCATATGCGCGATAGCGTCCTTGAGCGCTGCGTCGATTTCAGGCCGCAATACATCTGTCGCACGTTCTCCGGTGGAGCCCGTCTGCTCTGGAAACTCGAATTTCCGTTGCCGTTGCATAACAACGAGCTGTCCAAAAAGCTCATGCGGTACATCAGAAAGAAACTCCGGCTTTCAAAGCTGCTGGTTGGACTCGATGCCGAGGCCCTGGAAGATCCCTGTAAGTATTATGAGGCTGGTACCGACTGGGAAAAGTTGTCAGATGACGAAATCCCTTCCGCATTCATGATGCAGTGGGCCATTGAATCTACCCATAATTATGCCTGGCCCAAACTGGGGCCGGTCATTCCGATGGATGTGCTTGAGGAAGAGGTGCATCGTCAGTATCCCGGTCGCTGGAAGGGGCTGTTTGATTTTGGCGCACGTAGTACACGTTTTTGGGATCCCGATGCAGACAACGAGACCGCGGCCATCGTGCGCGAGTCGGGGATGCAGTGTTTCACCGGCGGGCAGGCCTTTGTTCCGTGGGCATCGATTCTGGGGAGAAAATTTGTCAAACAGTTCGTGGCTGACCGGATCGGGGGTAGCATTGCGTACATTTATTTTGATGGACGCGAGTGCTGGATGCAGCTTCCCGATGGCAACTGGGAATCCTATTGCAAATCCGATATGGCCATGATCCTCAAGGTCGACCGTGGCCTGCGCGGCAGTCCCGCTCGCGGGGAAAATTACAGCGAGGTGGAGCAGGCACTTACGCGTATTATGCAGCACCAGCGCATCGCCTGCGCCGCTCCATTAGTTCACCGCCCCAAAGGCATCGTTATGATCGGTTCAGACCGAGTTCTCAACACCTCCACCATCAATGTCCTCCAACCCGCAGAGGTTGTAGCCGGGGGCGGTGTCCCCGGATCATCCGCACCGCAATGTACCGCCGGCGGCCCGCCGGCTACTGTAGCCGAGGGCCGTGACCTCGGATCGCCCCCTAATGCCCCGGCCCTAACGCCCAGTGCCTGCCCTTATCCCTGGCTGCACAACTTCTTCACCGGCTTCTTCGACCCACCCGAACAGCTCGACTATTTCTACGCCTGGCTGCAGCGCTGGTATCAATCAGCGCTCGACGGCCGTATGCTCCCCGGGCAGGCATCCTTCTTTGCCGGAGTTCCAAACACTGGAAAAACCCTGCTCTCCAATGTGATCCTGTCCCGCATCTTCGGCGGCCATATTGATGCCAGCTCATTCCTGTCCGGAGACGATAACTTCAATAGCCATCTCTTCACCAGTGCCGTTTGGGCGGTCGACGATGTCGTACCGCTTACGGATAACAAGTCCCATCTGAAGTTCTCTGCCCTCATCAAGAAGATGGCCGCCAATCGCACCTTTTCCGTGCGCGAGAAATACCGCGTCGACAAGTTGATCGAATGGAACGGCCGAGTGGTGGTGACGTGCAATACCGATCCCGAGTCGATCCGTATTCTGCCCGACGTCGACTTGTCCAATCGGGATAAAATCAATCTCTTCCGGGTTTCTGAACGCGACACCTTTACCTTCCCGCGCGATGTAGAATCGATCATCGCTACAGAGTTGCCGTTCTTTCTTCGTTGGCTGCTCGACTGGCAACCACCGGACGAAGTCATCGGCGATACGCGGTACGGAGTGCGAACGTACTGCGAGGATTCCCTGTTCGAAGCGGCACGTCATTCATCCAGCGCCTATTCATTTCTTGAGGTCCTGCTCAAGTTTTTCGAGGGGCAGGTGGAGGACATCTGGGAAGGTTCCGCCACAGATCTTTTGACAGCGATGCTTAACGACACCGACGGCCTTGCCGGCATCGCTTCCAAATACACCACCCGCCAGGTAGGGCGGGAACTCTCTAAACTCTTTTCTCAGGGGTATCCGATCACACAGCGGCGGCATGAGTTCAAGCGAGTGTGGTGCATCGATATCAAGAACCTTATGAACGGAGGTGAATCCAATGTTGTTCCATTCTAA
- a CDS encoding sulfatase family protein, which translates to MIEKSVFAGWIAGLCCAASVAEPLPNFVVIFTDDQGYQDVGCFGSPDIQTPNLDQMASEGIRFTDFYVGASVCTPSRAALLTGRYPARYGMEKGVLFPKDKKGLPPAEKTIAEVLNQKDYATACIGKWHLGHLDRFLPTAQGFDEYYGIPYSNDMWLAPELKVADSLTLTHGMTREKMEQLRGDRKGGKQMVPLMRDNRVVEFPAEQTTLTRRYTEEAVRFIEANRNKPFFLYMTPAMPHVPLFASETFKGRSKAGLYGDTIEEIDWAVGEVLNCLKRNGLDENTFVVFTSDNGPWLKMNEFGGCALPLRNGKSTTYEGGMRVPCIMKMTGTLPVGRTCSAPVSTLDLLPTFAAMAGINVEHTVDGVDILPLMCADEQDDREREAFLYYNKSGQISAVRMGDWKLIFDNPASGDSGWKASRKKAGKGMKPELYNLREDIGEQNNLAAAHPERVEAMLARARQEDRDVRRK; encoded by the coding sequence ATGATTGAAAAGAGCGTGTTTGCTGGATGGATTGCGGGCCTTTGCTGTGCCGCTTCCGTAGCGGAGCCGTTACCGAACTTTGTGGTGATTTTTACCGACGACCAGGGGTATCAGGATGTGGGTTGCTTTGGATCACCTGATATTCAGACACCAAATCTGGATCAGATGGCATCCGAAGGGATTCGCTTTACCGATTTTTATGTCGGAGCATCCGTATGCACACCCTCGCGTGCGGCACTCTTAACCGGTCGTTATCCTGCTCGCTACGGCATGGAAAAAGGGGTTTTATTCCCGAAAGATAAAAAGGGCCTGCCCCCGGCGGAAAAGACCATTGCTGAGGTGTTGAATCAGAAGGACTACGCAACAGCCTGTATCGGAAAATGGCATCTCGGCCATCTGGATCGTTTTTTGCCGACCGCGCAGGGGTTTGATGAATATTACGGCATTCCCTACAGCAATGACATGTGGTTGGCACCCGAGCTGAAGGTGGCTGATTCGTTGACGCTGACGCACGGGATGACCCGGGAAAAGATGGAGCAACTGCGGGGTGACCGCAAGGGCGGCAAACAGATGGTGCCCCTGATGCGCGATAACCGTGTCGTAGAATTTCCGGCTGAGCAGACCACGTTGACCCGTCGATACACTGAGGAGGCTGTACGCTTTATCGAGGCAAACCGAAATAAGCCCTTTTTCCTCTATATGACGCCGGCGATGCCGCATGTTCCGCTCTTTGCCTCTGAGACCTTTAAGGGACGCAGCAAGGCCGGGCTTTACGGGGATACGATTGAAGAGATTGATTGGGCCGTCGGTGAGGTGCTGAACTGTCTCAAGCGAAACGGGCTGGATGAAAATACGTTTGTGGTGTTTACCTCAGACAACGGCCCATGGCTGAAGATGAATGAGTTTGGCGGCTGTGCATTGCCCTTGCGTAACGGTAAGAGCACGACCTATGAGGGAGGGATGCGCGTTCCCTGCATCATGAAAATGACCGGAACACTCCCGGTCGGCCGGACCTGTTCGGCACCGGTCTCTACACTGGACCTGCTGCCTACCTTTGCGGCTATGGCCGGTATCAACGTAGAGCATACGGTGGACGGGGTTGATATCCTGCCGCTGATGTGCGCGGATGAGCAGGATGATAGGGAACGGGAAGCATTTCTCTATTATAATAAGTCCGGTCAGATTTCCGCTGTTCGGATGGGCGATTGGAAGCTCATTTTCGACAATCCGGCCTCCGGGGACTCAGGGTGGAAGGCGTCGCGTAAGAAGGCCGGGAAAGGAATGAAGCCGGAACTCTACAACCTGCGGGAAGATATCGGTGAGCAAAACAACCTAGCGGCAGCTCACCCGGAACGTGTCGAAGCTATGTTGGCCCGGGCTCGTCAGGAAGATCGTGACGTGCGCAGGAAGTGA
- a CDS encoding sulfatase family protein translates to MKRTFIKGWLIAGSLVASAVQASQRPNIIFIFSDDHTRQAIGAYGGPLAKLNPTPNIDRLFHEGMRFDHFYVENSICAPSRATLLTGKMSHKHGKIDNSGPFNHRQQTFPKLLQQGGYQTAIFGKTHLDGDIEGFDHWEVLPGQGNYYQPEFITSSGRIVEQGYVADVITRKSLDWLKQRDADKPFMLMIHHKGTHRNWCPALRHLNVFKDADVPLPQSFNDDYCTRTTAAHDQTLSIRDNMKLDNDLKVLTDTIRRQRQKKYSKRKNLPSGDSGSYFRMTPEQQKAWDAAYEPENQAFLANKPNGEALAEWKYRRYLKDYLRTALSIDESVGQVLDYLKANGLDENTVVMYSSDQGFYLGEHGWFDKRFMYQESFSTPMLARWPSKIRAGTVNTDLCQNIDFSETFLDLAGAQIPEDMQGRSLLPLFSGETPNDWRSSLYYHYYEYPGPHNVRRHEGIFDKRFKLIRFYGKDVPGGEEWEFYDLKNDPDELLNMYGNPECQERVVLLKQELNRLKTSYQIGVPPPQINQ, encoded by the coding sequence ATGAAGAGAACGTTTATAAAAGGATGGTTGATTGCCGGTAGCTTGGTCGCGAGTGCGGTGCAGGCCTCTCAACGCCCGAATATAATCTTTATTTTCAGTGATGACCATACGCGGCAGGCGATTGGGGCCTATGGCGGGCCGTTGGCCAAGCTCAACCCGACCCCGAACATTGATCGGCTGTTTCATGAAGGTATGCGGTTTGATCATTTTTATGTGGAAAATTCGATCTGTGCTCCAAGCCGGGCCACATTGCTGACCGGGAAAATGAGCCATAAGCATGGAAAGATCGATAATTCCGGACCGTTCAACCACCGGCAGCAGACGTTCCCGAAATTGCTGCAGCAAGGGGGCTACCAGACGGCCATTTTCGGCAAAACTCATCTTGATGGTGACATCGAAGGTTTTGATCATTGGGAGGTGCTGCCCGGCCAGGGAAATTATTATCAGCCCGAGTTCATAACCTCGAGTGGTCGTATCGTGGAACAGGGGTATGTGGCTGATGTTATTACCCGCAAGTCGCTGGATTGGCTGAAGCAACGAGATGCAGATAAACCGTTCATGCTGATGATTCATCATAAGGGGACGCACCGGAACTGGTGTCCGGCCTTGCGTCATCTGAATGTATTTAAGGATGCTGATGTGCCACTGCCACAAAGCTTTAATGATGATTATTGCACGCGCACAACGGCGGCGCATGATCAGACACTGTCGATTCGTGACAACATGAAGTTGGATAATGACTTGAAAGTGCTCACCGATACGATTCGCAGGCAGCGTCAGAAAAAATATTCCAAACGGAAAAATCTCCCGAGTGGTGACAGCGGTTCCTATTTCCGGATGACACCGGAGCAGCAGAAGGCCTGGGATGCGGCCTATGAACCGGAAAATCAGGCGTTCCTAGCCAACAAACCGAATGGCGAAGCCTTGGCCGAATGGAAGTATCGGCGTTACCTGAAAGATTACCTGCGAACAGCCCTGAGTATTGATGAAAGTGTCGGGCAGGTACTCGATTATCTGAAGGCCAATGGTCTGGATGAAAACACAGTGGTCATGTATTCCTCGGACCAAGGCTTTTATCTCGGTGAACATGGATGGTTTGACAAGCGTTTTATGTATCAGGAATCGTTCAGCACTCCGATGCTGGCTCGCTGGCCGTCTAAGATTCGGGCCGGGACGGTAAATACAGACCTTTGCCAGAACATTGATTTTTCAGAAACCTTCCTCGACCTCGCCGGAGCGCAGATTCCTGAAGATATGCAGGGGCGAAGCCTGCTCCCTTTGTTCTCTGGAGAAACACCGAATGATTGGCGCTCTTCACTCTACTATCATTATTATGAATACCCCGGGCCACACAACGTCCGCCGACATGAAGGCATTTTCGATAAGCGATTTAAGCTGATCCGGTTCTACGGGAAGGATGTTCCGGGCGGTGAGGAGTGGGAATTCTATGACCTGAAGAACGATCCCGATGAACTTCTGAACATGTACGGAAATCCGGAATGTCAGGAACGGGTTGTACTGTTGAAGCAGGAACTGAACAGGTTGAAGACTTCGTATCAGATCGGTGTGCCGCCACCACAGATAAACCAATAA